In [Leptolyngbya] sp. PCC 7376, a genomic segment contains:
- a CDS encoding ABC transporter permease produces MAGGNPEANLSRWLTFFGVGITGLFVAIAIGAPLLENIGWLKDPLDSLSFPIHEPPSWEHWFGTSRQGYDVLSRTLFGTQAALKVVLLATSISLIIGVPLGMVSGYFGGKVDRALLFLMDTIYTLPGLLLSVTLAFVVGKGVFNAAIALSISYVPQYFRIVRNRTTSAKTELFIEAAQAMGATPSRILSKYLFRNVIQSVPVLFTLNSADAILILGGLGFLGLGLPDGTPEWGHDLRLALDALPTGIWWTALFPGLTMTMMVMGLSLMGEGLNEWLNPTSRD; encoded by the coding sequence ATGGCGGGGGGAAATCCTGAGGCAAATTTATCGCGTTGGTTAACGTTTTTTGGGGTGGGCATCACAGGTTTATTTGTGGCGATCGCCATCGGTGCACCTCTCCTCGAAAATATCGGTTGGCTAAAAGATCCCCTCGATTCCCTCAGTTTCCCCATCCATGAACCACCGAGTTGGGAGCATTGGTTTGGCACGAGTCGCCAAGGCTATGATGTTTTATCTCGGACTTTATTTGGTACCCAGGCTGCTTTAAAAGTTGTCCTGCTCGCCACTAGTATTAGTCTCATCATCGGTGTGCCTTTGGGAATGGTGAGTGGCTATTTCGGCGGTAAAGTAGATCGCGCTTTGCTCTTCCTCATGGATACGATTTACACATTACCCGGCCTATTACTCTCCGTAACGCTGGCTTTTGTCGTGGGAAAAGGGGTTTTTAATGCGGCGATCGCCCTAAGTATTTCCTATGTGCCCCAATATTTTCGGATCGTTAGAAATCGCACCACTAGCGCCAAAACAGAACTCTTTATCGAAGCTGCCCAGGCAATGGGTGCAACTCCCAGTCGTATACTTTCAAAGTATCTTTTCCGGAATGTAATTCAGAGTGTCCCAGTCCTTTTTACGCTTAACTCTGCAGATGCAATTTTGATTTTAGGTGGTCTGGGATTTTTAGGCTTAGGTTTGCCCGATGGCACACCAGAATGGGGACATGATTTACGTTTGGCCCTCGATGCTTTACCGACCGGAATTTGGTGGACAGCCCTTTTCCCCGGATTAACCATGACAATGATGGTAATGGGATTATCATTGATGGGTGAAGGGTTAAACGAATGGCTCAATCCCACCAGCCGTGACTAA
- a CDS encoding circadian clock KaiB family protein, protein MSSDFSKKHPSSPANWITQQSEHHEKDFYVLYLYVAGRTSNSRSAIKQLKGICNEYLVGRHEIRVIDIYEHPDLAESDHIVATPTLIKKLPPPLRKLIGDLSDRESLLIGLDIW, encoded by the coding sequence ATGTCTTCTGATTTTTCCAAGAAGCACCCTTCATCCCCTGCAAACTGGATTACTCAGCAATCAGAGCATCATGAAAAGGATTTTTATGTGTTGTATCTCTATGTTGCTGGAAGGACAAGCAACTCTCGCTCGGCAATTAAGCAACTCAAAGGTATCTGCAATGAATATCTAGTGGGTCGCCATGAGATTCGTGTTATCGATATTTATGAACATCCCGATCTCGCAGAGTCTGATCATATTGTTGCAACCCCCACTTTAATTAAAAAATTACCTCCACCACTGCGCAAACTTATTGGGGACTTGTCTGATCGTGAGAGTTTATTGATTGGTTTAGATATTTGGTAA
- a CDS encoding cysteine desulfurase family protein, with protein MQIYLDYSATTPPHPLVLEKVQEVCTADWGNPSSLHSWGNRAATLIEMARMQVAGLVGGTNPDNIIFTAGGTEADNLAIFGITSQFKTPQHLIISSVEHPAIAKAADYLETQGWQITRLPVDHFGRVNPEEFERAIQPNTILASIIYGQSEVGTLQPIEELGAIAHKHDVLFHTDAVQVAGRVAIDVETLPVDLLSLSSHKIYGLQGTGALYIRDGVQLQPQLFGGGQENTLRSGTQGVPGIAAFGVAAELATENLVTESIRLQQLRDLCFELLADCKHLQPTGDRNHRLPHHISFVIRDDSPLRGLTGKSLVRQLNLAGIGISAGSACHSGTLSPSAILKAMDYSDAASLSGIRLSCGAQTQKEDIEWTAIALKQILRQQAANLLPT; from the coding sequence ATGCAAATTTACCTTGACTACAGTGCGACAACACCGCCTCATCCGTTGGTGCTGGAGAAGGTTCAAGAAGTTTGCACAGCGGACTGGGGCAATCCATCGAGTCTGCATAGTTGGGGAAATCGAGCAGCCACTTTGATTGAGATGGCACGGATGCAAGTGGCAGGTCTAGTGGGAGGAACAAATCCTGACAACATCATATTTACTGCTGGCGGCACGGAAGCAGATAATTTGGCAATTTTTGGCATTACTAGTCAATTTAAAACACCTCAGCATTTGATTATTTCGAGTGTGGAACATCCGGCGATCGCCAAGGCTGCGGATTATCTCGAAACGCAAGGTTGGCAAATCACACGTTTACCTGTTGATCATTTTGGTCGGGTAAATCCAGAAGAGTTTGAACGAGCAATTCAACCAAATACCATTTTGGCTTCGATTATTTATGGTCAAAGTGAAGTGGGAACATTGCAACCTATTGAAGAGCTAGGGGCGATCGCCCACAAACATGATGTGCTGTTTCATACTGATGCAGTGCAAGTTGCGGGTCGTGTGGCAATTGATGTGGAAACGTTGCCCGTTGATTTACTCTCCCTGTCTAGTCATAAAATTTATGGTTTACAGGGAACTGGGGCACTCTATATCCGCGATGGCGTCCAGCTTCAGCCTCAACTATTCGGCGGTGGTCAGGAAAACACATTGCGTTCAGGTACTCAGGGTGTTCCGGGCATTGCTGCATTTGGAGTAGCCGCAGAGTTAGCAACGGAAAATCTTGTCACAGAATCAATACGATTACAGCAATTGCGGGATTTATGTTTTGAGCTATTAGCTGATTGTAAACATCTGCAACCCACAGGCGATCGCAACCATCGTTTGCCACATCATATTAGTTTTGTGATTCGTGATGATTCACCCTTGCGAGGCCTTACAGGCAAAAGTCTTGTACGCCAGCTCAACCTCGCGGGAATAGGCATTAGTGCGGGTTCAGCTTGCCATAGTGGCACCCTCAGTCCTAGCGCAATTCTGAAGGCAATGGACTATTCTGACGCGGCCTCCCTCTCCGGAATTCGTTTGTCCTGCGGTGCCCAAACTCAAAAAGAGGATATAGAATGGACGGCGATCGCCCTTAAGCAAATTCTCAGACAACAGGCAGCGAACCTTCTCCCCACCTAA
- the leuC gene encoding 3-isopropylmalate dehydratase large subunit, with product MSKGTLFDKVWDLHTVKVLPSGQTQLFIGLHLIHEVTSPQAFAMLRERGLKVMYPERTVATVDHIVPTEDQARPFADPLAEAMMQELEQNTKENNIRFYNVGSGSQGIVHVIAPEQGLTQPGMTVACGDSHTSTHGAFGAIAFGIGTSNVRDVLASQTLALAKLKVRKIEVNGDLQPGVYAKDVVLHIIRTLGVKGGVGYAYEYAGSTFEKMSMEERMTVCNMAIEGGARCGYVNPDQITYDYLKGRDFAPKDGDWDKAIAWWDSLRSDTDAEYDDVVTFDAADIAPTVTWGITPGQGIGVDEPVPTTDSMPADEQALALEAYKYMQLEPGQPLQGTKINVCFIGSCTNGRLSDLQEAAKYAQGHHVASGVKAFVVPGSERVKVAAEAEGLDKIFTEAGFEWREPGCSMCLAMNPDKLKGDQISASSSNRNFKGRQGSSTGRTLLMSPAMVVAAAIKGEVSDVRELV from the coding sequence ATGAGCAAGGGCACTCTCTTCGATAAAGTTTGGGATTTGCACACAGTTAAAGTTTTGCCATCTGGTCAAACTCAACTGTTTATTGGGCTACATCTGATCCATGAAGTAACCAGCCCCCAAGCCTTTGCCATGCTGAGAGAGCGCGGTCTGAAAGTGATGTATCCCGAGCGGACAGTGGCAACGGTGGATCACATTGTCCCCACAGAAGATCAAGCGCGTCCTTTTGCGGATCCCCTCGCTGAAGCGATGATGCAAGAGCTCGAACAGAATACAAAAGAAAATAATATTCGTTTCTATAACGTCGGTTCTGGTAGCCAAGGGATTGTCCATGTGATTGCGCCGGAACAGGGTTTAACACAGCCGGGGATGACCGTTGCTTGTGGCGATTCCCATACATCTACCCATGGTGCATTCGGGGCGATCGCCTTTGGTATTGGCACATCAAATGTACGGGATGTCTTAGCCTCTCAAACCCTTGCGTTGGCGAAACTGAAAGTTCGTAAAATTGAAGTGAATGGCGATCTTCAGCCTGGTGTTTATGCCAAAGATGTGGTTTTACATATCATCCGTACATTGGGTGTGAAAGGCGGTGTGGGTTATGCCTACGAATATGCTGGCAGCACTTTTGAAAAAATGTCGATGGAAGAGCGCATGACAGTCTGCAATATGGCGATTGAAGGTGGTGCGCGCTGCGGCTATGTCAATCCTGATCAGATTACCTATGATTACCTCAAAGGTCGTGATTTTGCGCCTAAGGATGGGGACTGGGATAAGGCGATCGCCTGGTGGGATAGTCTCCGCAGTGATACTGATGCTGAGTATGATGACGTGGTCACTTTTGATGCGGCTGACATTGCACCCACTGTGACTTGGGGGATTACCCCCGGCCAGGGTATTGGTGTTGATGAACCTGTGCCAACAACCGACAGTATGCCCGCTGATGAACAAGCCCTTGCCCTTGAAGCTTACAAATATATGCAGCTCGAACCGGGTCAACCTCTCCAAGGCACCAAAATTAATGTCTGCTTTATCGGGAGCTGCACCAACGGTCGTTTAAGCGATCTTCAAGAAGCGGCAAAATATGCTCAAGGTCATCATGTGGCAAGTGGTGTTAAAGCCTTTGTGGTGCCGGGTTCTGAACGTGTTAAGGTTGCGGCCGAAGCTGAAGGTCTCGATAAAATTTTTACTGAAGCAGGCTTTGAATGGCGTGAGCCAGGTTGTTCGATGTGCCTTGCGATGAACCCCGATAAATTGAAGGGGGATCAAATTAGTGCATCATCTTCCAACCGTAATTTTAAAGGTCGTCAAGGATCGTCCACTGGTCGTACGTTACTGATGAGCCCTGCAATGGTTGTCGCTGCAGCGATTAAAGGCGAAGTCAGTGATGTGAGAGAGTTAGTTTAA